A region of bacterium DNA encodes the following proteins:
- a CDS encoding DNA internalization-related competence protein ComEC/Rec2: MLAFASGILCGSLLCLQLLWVISFFLFLGGWILLGTKDKLVVAQRIMAFFVFLTLGAWHGQRGTANNLPWEHGLPQSETEPCDLEGVLIRPPELRPDGVRLLVELGALFEGLEAKKINVRMLLTVAKGGERFRYGDRLRFKTKLRLPERRLNPGAPDRARSLALRGVAFLGFLPDAEHALLMERGRGLWVRQQVEDLRWELTRLISMELPSPAKEVLLALIVGQAKALPPKHREAFATLGLSHILAVSGLHFGLVALGVYWVSMKLLSLWPGLVLRFPIQKLAWIMTIPTLLAYGILAGMTPSVQRSLIMVLALAGALIMDRVRRLYHALALAALIILVLNPSSLFELSFQLSFLAVMGIIYCVPKLMALLPPKDQSPSPSNKKWNWIPWEKTLLAALTTLVASFVTLPLVVMHFHLVPVYSIPANLLGLPVLGWLILPMALLGGFLSLVWEAAGLALLWVACWMTDWVMRIIFWAASWGGVFYLPTPRFWEIVIFYLICLGVCSIRQVPWAGRATLGLVLVLIFLWTGQWVAKLRDQNLRLHFIAVGNGTSVLMEAPGGKSLLLDGGGNLEGRPDVGAMCVAPVLWDRRIMSLSRIILSHPHPDHLGGLFFILRAFKVKDGIWDNGHRPRDESYLEFVKAVQNLGWTPRALCSKETWYMGQARLEVLHPPCQGLPLRSKSRASETNNRSLVLRVNMGEVSVLLPGDVEAEAERLLLDREDLACTVLLAPHHGSRSSSTEDFVKRVMPRIVIFSSKAGQGGLVHPQVLQRYRELGAEIFHTGEDGMVSLETDGKALELKTFLTRRNHKILLSKDPGGAFLPDAGPNRYD, from the coding sequence GTGCTGGCCTTCGCTAGTGGGATTCTTTGTGGGAGTCTCTTGTGCCTGCAGCTTCTTTGGGTGATTTCCTTTTTCCTGTTCTTGGGTGGTTGGATCCTCCTTGGGACCAAAGACAAACTTGTGGTTGCACAAAGGATTATGGCCTTTTTTGTTTTCTTAACATTGGGAGCCTGGCACGGGCAGCGGGGAACAGCAAATAATCTTCCTTGGGAACATGGTTTGCCGCAATCTGAGACAGAGCCTTGCGACTTGGAAGGTGTGCTGATTAGGCCCCCAGAGTTAAGACCAGATGGGGTAAGGCTTCTTGTGGAGCTGGGAGCCCTCTTTGAGGGTCTTGAGGCCAAGAAAATCAATGTGAGAATGCTTCTAACCGTAGCTAAAGGGGGGGAGAGATTTCGCTACGGAGACAGGCTCAGATTCAAGACAAAATTACGGCTTCCAGAGCGCCGACTCAATCCCGGAGCCCCAGACAGAGCCCGCAGCTTGGCCTTGAGGGGTGTAGCATTCCTTGGATTTCTGCCCGATGCAGAGCATGCGCTCTTAATGGAACGGGGCCGAGGCCTTTGGGTCAGACAGCAGGTGGAAGACCTTCGTTGGGAGCTCACCCGACTGATCAGCATGGAACTGCCCAGTCCAGCCAAGGAAGTTCTCTTGGCTCTGATCGTGGGCCAGGCCAAAGCGCTGCCACCAAAGCATAGGGAGGCCTTTGCAACGCTGGGGCTATCCCACATTCTGGCCGTAAGCGGGCTTCATTTTGGGCTGGTAGCTTTGGGTGTGTACTGGGTTTCTATGAAATTACTCAGTTTATGGCCAGGGCTTGTCTTGAGGTTTCCCATCCAAAAACTGGCCTGGATTATGACAATACCAACACTTCTGGCTTACGGCATCCTGGCCGGGATGACCCCCTCTGTGCAACGCTCTTTGATCATGGTCCTGGCCCTGGCCGGAGCCCTCATCATGGACCGGGTGCGAAGGCTCTATCATGCTTTGGCCCTGGCCGCCTTGATCATCTTGGTACTCAATCCTTCTTCCCTGTTCGAGCTCTCCTTCCAGCTCTCGTTTCTGGCAGTAATGGGCATTATTTACTGTGTACCCAAACTCATGGCCCTTCTGCCCCCAAAGGATCAAAGCCCCTCCCCATCCAATAAGAAATGGAATTGGATCCCCTGGGAAAAAACTCTGCTAGCAGCGCTTACCACCCTAGTGGCTTCTTTTGTCACCTTGCCTTTGGTGGTCATGCACTTCCACTTGGTGCCTGTTTATTCAATTCCGGCAAATCTCTTGGGATTGCCTGTACTGGGGTGGCTGATCTTGCCCATGGCTCTTTTGGGAGGCTTTCTTAGCCTCGTATGGGAAGCTGCCGGGCTGGCCCTCTTGTGGGTGGCCTGCTGGATGACCGATTGGGTCATGAGAATAATCTTCTGGGCAGCTTCATGGGGCGGGGTTTTCTATCTTCCTACTCCCAGATTCTGGGAAATAGTGATTTTTTACTTGATATGCCTAGGAGTTTGTTCCATTCGGCAAGTCCCATGGGCAGGCCGGGCAACCCTGGGCTTGGTGCTTGTGCTGATCTTTCTATGGACAGGGCAATGGGTCGCGAAGCTCCGTGATCAAAACCTAAGGCTTCACTTCATAGCGGTGGGCAATGGTACCTCTGTACTGATGGAGGCTCCTGGGGGGAAAAGCCTCTTGTTGGATGGAGGAGGGAACCTGGAAGGCCGGCCTGATGTGGGGGCCATGTGTGTTGCTCCTGTGTTGTGGGACAGAAGAATAATGAGCCTAAGCAGGATCATCCTGAGCCATCCCCATCCAGACCACCTGGGAGGCCTTTTTTTCATATTGCGCGCCTTCAAAGTCAAGGATGGGATTTGGGACAACGGACACCGGCCCCGTGATGAAAGTTACCTGGAGTTTGTGAAGGCAGTCCAGAATCTGGGGTGGACACCCAGGGCCCTTTGCAGCAAAGAAACCTGGTACATGGGACAGGCCCGGCTGGAGGTCTTGCATCCTCCCTGTCAAGGTTTACCTCTCAGGTCTAAGAGCAGGGCTTCTGAGACAAACAATCGCTCTTTGGTCTTGAGAGTCAATATGGGAGAGGTGTCGGTCTTGCTGCCCGGTGACGTGGAGGCCGAGGCAGAAAGACTCCTGCTGGATAGGGAAGATCTTGCCTGTACTGTACTTCTGGCCCCGCATCATGGAAGCAGGAGTTCCAGCACCGAGGATTTTGTCAAAAGAGTAATGCCCCGCATTGTGATCTTTTCCTCCAAGGCAGGCCAGGGCGGGCTGGTTCATCCCCAGGTTCTACAAAGGTACAGGGAGCTGGGCGCTGAGATATTTCATACTGGCGAGGACGGAATGGTGAGCCTGGAGACAGACGGCAAGGCCCTGGAGTTAAAGACTTTCTTGACACGCAGAAATCACAAGATCCTTCTGAGCAAAGACCCCGGGGGAGCCTTTCTGCCAGATGCTGGCCCCAACAGATATGACTGA